From a single Streptomyces sp. NBC_01264 genomic region:
- a CDS encoding glycosyltransferase family 39 protein, producing the protein MTRTDHAARPETERPPPLGPRRSALRARRALRERPAAALVWLLPALATLAAGLYRISTPVLWHDELATLTVVRRPRGALLDMLQNVDAVHGAYYLLLHYWIDLFGDSPAMLRLPTVLAMAAAAACAALAGRRMFGARAGLTAGLLFALIPAVTRYAQEARSYAFVVLLAAAAMLLLLRALERPGPVRWLCYGAAVAAAGYLHLVSLVFLCAHAVGVALHWWKERSQWRIPVGFVLAAGLGVACTYPLIKLGGGQAGRQIGWIPKPQPGDLIGIWPQVFASAPMAAVLFLAAALAWGGERRRSLVFGTVAAVLPVVTVWTISQRADVSYFMPKYLFFVLPAWAVLAGAGIALVRVRGVVVALLAVTAMVTPDHVAVHQPLSHGAYTYPEPVTWFTPLDYRAAAGIVAAGYRPGDAAAYGQQQFSPWWGVDTGVGYYLPPRVRLRDMLLGQSGEQLDDLWPTLSPDPAKTLDTVAPPRIWLVSKDDGGDPFTTLPPPYAKALQDRYVQKSYRQVSGISVALLVHR; encoded by the coding sequence ATGACGCGTACAGACCACGCCGCGAGGCCCGAGACCGAGCGCCCCCCACCGCTCGGCCCCCGGAGGTCCGCCCTCAGAGCCCGTCGGGCACTGCGGGAGCGGCCGGCGGCCGCGCTGGTCTGGCTGCTGCCCGCGCTGGCGACCCTCGCCGCCGGCCTGTACCGGATCAGCACCCCGGTGCTGTGGCACGACGAGCTGGCCACCCTCACGGTGGTCCGCCGTCCCCGGGGCGCGCTGCTGGACATGCTCCAGAACGTGGACGCCGTGCACGGCGCCTACTACCTGCTGCTGCACTACTGGATCGACCTCTTCGGGGACTCCCCCGCGATGCTGCGGCTCCCCACCGTGCTGGCGATGGCCGCTGCGGCCGCCTGTGCGGCACTGGCCGGCCGGCGGATGTTCGGTGCGCGCGCCGGACTGACCGCCGGCCTCCTGTTCGCGCTGATCCCGGCCGTCACCCGGTACGCGCAGGAGGCCCGCTCGTACGCCTTCGTGGTGCTGCTCGCGGCAGCGGCGATGCTCCTGCTGCTGCGAGCCCTGGAACGGCCCGGCCCGGTGCGCTGGCTCTGCTACGGGGCCGCGGTGGCGGCCGCCGGCTACCTCCACCTGGTGTCGCTGGTCTTCCTCTGCGCGCACGCGGTCGGGGTCGCCCTGCACTGGTGGAAGGAGCGGAGCCAGTGGCGGATCCCCGTCGGCTTCGTCCTGGCGGCGGGACTGGGCGTGGCCTGCACCTATCCGCTGATCAAGCTGGGCGGGGGGCAGGCGGGCCGGCAGATCGGGTGGATACCCAAGCCGCAGCCGGGCGACCTGATCGGAATCTGGCCGCAGGTCTTCGCCAGCGCCCCGATGGCGGCGGTGCTGTTCCTGGCCGCCGCGCTCGCCTGGGGCGGCGAGCGCAGGCGGTCGCTGGTCTTCGGCACGGTCGCGGCGGTGCTGCCGGTGGTCACGGTGTGGACGATCTCGCAGCGGGCCGACGTCTCCTACTTCATGCCGAAGTACCTGTTCTTCGTCCTGCCGGCGTGGGCGGTGCTGGCCGGCGCCGGCATCGCGCTGGTCCGGGTGCGCGGGGTGGTGGTGGCGCTGCTGGCGGTGACGGCGATGGTCACCCCGGACCACGTGGCGGTGCACCAGCCGCTCTCGCACGGCGCGTACACCTACCCCGAGCCGGTCACCTGGTTCACGCCGCTGGACTACCGGGCGGCGGCGGGGATCGTCGCGGCGGGCTACCGGCCGGGCGACGCGGCGGCCTACGGGCAGCAGCAGTTCTCCCCGTGGTGGGGCGTGGACACCGGCGTCGGGTACTACCTGCCGCCGCGCGTCCGCCTGCGGGACATGCTGCTGGGCCAGAGCGGCGAACAGCTCGACGACCTGTGGCCGACCCTGTCCCCCGACCCCGCTAAGACGCTGGACACCGTCGCACCGCCGCGGATCTGGCTGGTCTCCAAGGACGACGGCGGCGACCCCTTCACGACGCTTCCGCCCCCCTACGCCAAGGCCCTCCAGGACCGGTACGTGCAGAAGAGCTACCGGCAGGTCTCGGGCATTTCCGTCGCCCTGCTCGTGCACCGCTGA
- the serB gene encoding phosphoserine phosphatase SerB, with protein sequence MSASQTSDVPTLLVKIFGKDRPGITAGLFDTLAAYSVDVVDIEQVVTRGRIVLCALVTHPAAGTEGELRATVHSWAESLKLQAEILSGTGDNRPRGSGRSHVTVLGHPLTAESTAAIAARITSTGGNIDRIFRLAKYPVTAVEFAVSGTETEPLRTALATAAAQIGVDVAVVSAGLHRRAQRLVVMDVDSTLIQDEVIELFAAHAGCEAEVAEVTERAMRGELDFEQSLHARVALLAGLDESVVEKVRSEVRLTPGARTLIRTLKRLGYQVGVVSGGFTQVTDDLRERLGLDFASANTLEIVDGKLTGKVIGEIVDRAGKARLLRRFAAEAGVPLAQTVAIGDGANDLDMLNAAGLGVAFCAKPVVRQAAHTAVNVPFLDAVLYLLGITREEVEAADLA encoded by the coding sequence ATGAGCGCTTCGCAGACCTCCGACGTCCCCACCCTCCTCGTCAAGATCTTCGGCAAGGACCGTCCCGGGATCACCGCCGGGCTGTTCGACACCCTCGCCGCCTACTCCGTCGACGTCGTCGACATCGAGCAGGTCGTCACCCGAGGCCGCATCGTCCTGTGCGCCCTCGTCACCCACCCGGCCGCCGGCACCGAGGGCGAGCTGCGGGCCACCGTCCACAGCTGGGCCGAGTCCCTCAAGCTGCAGGCCGAGATCCTCTCCGGCACCGGTGACAACCGGCCGCGCGGCAGTGGCCGTTCGCACGTCACCGTGCTCGGGCATCCGCTCACCGCCGAGTCCACGGCCGCCATCGCCGCGCGGATCACCTCGACCGGCGGCAACATCGACCGCATCTTCCGGCTCGCGAAGTATCCGGTGACGGCCGTGGAGTTCGCCGTCTCCGGCACCGAGACCGAGCCGCTGCGCACGGCGCTGGCCACCGCCGCCGCGCAGATCGGCGTCGACGTGGCCGTGGTCTCGGCCGGGCTGCACCGGCGGGCCCAGCGCCTCGTCGTCATGGACGTGGACTCGACCCTGATCCAGGACGAGGTCATCGAGCTCTTCGCCGCGCACGCCGGCTGCGAGGCCGAGGTCGCCGAGGTGACCGAGCGGGCCATGCGCGGGGAGCTGGACTTCGAGCAGTCCCTGCACGCCCGGGTCGCACTGCTGGCCGGGCTGGACGAATCCGTGGTGGAGAAGGTCCGCTCCGAGGTGCGTCTCACTCCGGGTGCCCGGACCCTGATCCGTACGCTCAAGCGCCTGGGGTACCAGGTGGGCGTGGTCTCCGGCGGGTTCACGCAGGTGACGGACGATCTGCGGGAACGGCTCGGGCTGGACTTCGCCTCCGCCAACACCCTGGAGATCGTCGACGGAAAGCTGACGGGCAAGGTCATCGGCGAGATCGTGGACCGGGCCGGCAAGGCCCGGCTGCTGCGCCGCTTCGCCGCGGAGGCCGGCGTACCGCTGGCCCAGACGGTGGCCATCGGTGACGGTGCCAACGATCTGGACATGCTGAACGCCGCCGGGCTGGGCGTGGCCTTCTGCGCCAAGCCGGTGGTCCGCCAGGCCGCGCACACCGCGGTGAACGTGCCCTTCCTGGACGCCGTGCTCTACCTGCTCGGGATCACCCGCGAAGAGGTCGAGGCCGCCGACCTGGCGTGA
- a CDS encoding SixA phosphatase family protein: MSADTPRRIVLLRHAKAEWSDGTDHDRPLAERGRHDAPAAGQKLAHTGITFDLALCSSAARTRETWKLAVQELPHRPKTTYEERLYEASLGELIALVNETSDEVKNLLVIGHNPGMHALADALAGSAQGDVLARMNRSGFPTSGIAVVSFTGSWKSVEHGVGTLLDFWTPHS, translated from the coding sequence ATGAGCGCCGACACACCCCGCAGGATCGTCCTCCTCCGGCACGCCAAGGCCGAATGGTCGGACGGCACGGACCACGACCGCCCCCTCGCGGAGCGCGGCCGTCACGACGCCCCGGCCGCGGGCCAGAAACTGGCCCATACCGGCATCACCTTCGACCTGGCCCTCTGCTCCAGTGCGGCCCGGACCAGGGAGACCTGGAAGCTGGCCGTCCAGGAGCTGCCGCACCGGCCGAAGACCACGTACGAGGAACGGCTCTACGAGGCCTCGCTGGGCGAGCTCATCGCCCTGGTCAACGAGACCTCCGACGAGGTGAAGAACCTCCTCGTCATCGGCCACAACCCCGGCATGCACGCCCTGGCCGACGCCCTCGCCGGGAGCGCGCAGGGCGACGTACTCGCCCGGATGAACCGCAGCGGCTTCCCGACCTCCGGCATCGCCGTCGTCTCCTTCACCGGCTCGTGGAAGTCCGTGGAACACGGCGTGGGCACCCTGCTGGACTTCTGGACCCCGCACAGCTGA
- a CDS encoding SGM_5486 family transporter-associated protein gives MSPVLEPNPQNGHRKLGLVLGAMLLVTVVIAVVATLASP, from the coding sequence ATGTCGCCCGTACTTGAACCGAACCCCCAGAACGGCCACCGCAAGCTCGGCCTCGTGCTGGGCGCGATGCTGCTGGTGACCGTGGTCATCGCCGTCGTCGCCACCCTCGCCTCGCCGTAG
- a CDS encoding CynX/NimT family MFS transporter, with protein MSDEEIQTLNRPQAARTASPQPLPAPAATPQPAWLGPVLLVGIVLAALNLRPAITSLGALFEETREGLGMSGTVAGLITSVPALCFAVFGVTAPRLSRRFGPAAVVCAGMAAVAAGLLIRPFASNATGFLAASALTLAGIALTNVLLPVIVKRWFPDRVGTMTGLYSMALAAGTSLAAAATVPMTRALGGSWRTGLLIWALLAVVAVLPWLAIAAAARKEKAAAAGVPAARPDAGPGVVRSRTAWALACYFGLQATGAYITMGWLPQIFRDAGVSASTAGILLAVTMVMGVPLAFIIPGLAGRMKNQGPIAVVLGLFGLAGYLGLYFAPAAGAWAWVVMLGISNCAFPLVITMIGLRAKSPAGVVKLSAFAQSTGYLISIPGPLVVGVLYQHSGGWDLPLALMAGLLVPQIVLGLLAGRDRTIEDECGMRD; from the coding sequence ATGTCCGACGAAGAAATCCAGACCCTGAACCGGCCCCAGGCCGCGCGCACGGCATCCCCGCAGCCCCTTCCCGCCCCCGCCGCCACCCCGCAGCCGGCGTGGCTCGGACCCGTGCTCCTCGTCGGCATCGTGCTGGCCGCCCTCAACCTGCGGCCCGCCATCACCAGCCTCGGCGCCCTGTTCGAGGAGACCCGCGAGGGCCTCGGCATGAGCGGGACCGTCGCCGGACTCATCACCTCCGTACCCGCCCTCTGCTTCGCCGTCTTCGGCGTCACCGCGCCCCGGCTCTCCCGCCGCTTCGGCCCGGCCGCCGTCGTCTGCGCCGGCATGGCCGCCGTCGCCGCGGGCCTGCTCATCCGGCCCTTCGCGAGCAACGCCACCGGATTCCTCGCGGCCAGTGCCCTGACCCTGGCGGGCATAGCCCTGACCAACGTGCTGCTGCCGGTGATCGTCAAGCGCTGGTTCCCCGACCGGGTCGGCACCATGACGGGGCTCTACTCCATGGCCCTGGCCGCCGGCACCTCGCTCGCCGCGGCGGCGACCGTCCCGATGACCCGGGCCCTCGGCGGAAGCTGGCGCACCGGTCTGCTGATCTGGGCCCTCCTCGCCGTGGTCGCCGTCCTGCCCTGGCTGGCCATCGCCGCGGCCGCCCGCAAGGAGAAGGCCGCGGCCGCGGGCGTACCGGCCGCCCGCCCCGACGCCGGGCCCGGCGTCGTGCGCAGCCGCACCGCGTGGGCCCTCGCCTGCTACTTCGGACTCCAGGCCACGGGCGCCTACATCACCATGGGCTGGCTCCCGCAGATCTTCCGGGACGCCGGGGTCTCCGCCTCCACCGCGGGCATCCTGCTCGCCGTCACCATGGTCATGGGCGTCCCGCTGGCCTTCATCATCCCCGGCCTGGCGGGCCGGATGAAGAACCAGGGGCCCATCGCGGTCGTCCTCGGCCTCTTCGGCCTCGCCGGCTACCTCGGCCTCTACTTCGCCCCCGCCGCCGGGGCCTGGGCCTGGGTCGTCATGCTCGGCATCTCCAACTGCGCCTTCCCGCTCGTCATCACGATGATCGGACTGCGCGCCAAGTCCCCGGCGGGCGTGGTCAAGCTGTCCGCCTTCGCCCAGAGCACCGGGTACCTCATCTCCATCCCCGGACCGCTCGTCGTCGGCGTCCTCTACCAGCACAGCGGCGGCTGGGACCTGCCCCTCGCCCTGATGGCCGGTCTGCTCGTCCCGCAGATCGTGCTCGGCCTGCTCGCCGGCCGGGACCGCACGATCGAGGACGAATGCGGCATGCGAGACTGA
- a CDS encoding FadR/GntR family transcriptional regulator has product MPLTSPRRSALVDQVIAQLRNQITTGEWPVGSRIPTEPELVELMGVARNTVREAVRALAHNGLLDIRQGSGTYVIATSELAGVMHRRFAGADPRHIAELRSTLESSAARLAAERRTARDLVQLDALLARREEAWRGGDAEPFIAADVALHMAVVAASHNEVLIELYADLGDLVADWLRTDVGTELDPAAHLDHARLIEAIRRGDGDAAASEAAGYPFVCLAKEDRRPAGGVAVTGLTAAGG; this is encoded by the coding sequence ATGCCGCTGACCTCGCCCCGGCGATCCGCGCTCGTCGACCAGGTGATCGCCCAGCTCCGCAACCAGATCACCACCGGCGAATGGCCCGTGGGCTCCCGCATCCCGACCGAGCCGGAGCTCGTGGAGCTGATGGGCGTGGCCCGCAACACGGTCCGGGAGGCCGTCCGGGCCCTCGCGCACAACGGCCTCCTCGACATCCGCCAGGGCTCGGGGACGTACGTCATCGCCACCAGCGAGCTGGCCGGGGTCATGCACCGCCGCTTCGCGGGCGCCGACCCCCGGCACATCGCGGAGCTGCGCTCGACGCTGGAGTCCTCGGCGGCCCGCCTCGCGGCGGAGCGCAGGACCGCGCGGGACCTCGTACAGCTGGACGCGCTGCTGGCGCGGCGCGAGGAGGCGTGGAGGGGCGGGGACGCGGAGCCGTTCATCGCGGCGGACGTGGCCCTGCACATGGCGGTGGTGGCGGCCTCGCACAACGAGGTGCTGATCGAACTGTACGCGGACCTCGGCGATCTGGTGGCCGACTGGCTGCGCACCGACGTGGGGACGGAGCTCGATCCCGCCGCACACCTTGACCACGCGCGGCTGATCGAGGCGATCCGGCGCGGCGACGGGGACGCGGCGGCCTCCGAGGCGGCCGGCTACCCGTTCGTCTGCCTGGCCAAGGAGGATCGGCGGCCCGCGGGGGGCGTCGCCGTCACGGGGCTCACTGCCGCTGGTGGCTGA
- the fabI gene encoding enoyl-ACP reductase FabI: MSGILDGKRLLVTGVLMESSIAFHVAKLAQEQGAEVILTAFPRPTLTERIARKLPKPAKVIELDVTNDEHLARLEGVVRAELGGLDGVVHSIGFAPQDALGGNFLNTPFESVATAMHVSAFSLKSLTMACKPLFPENEGASVVGLTFDAQYAWPQYDWMGPAKAALEATSRYLARDLGKEKIRCNLISAGPIGSMAAKSIPGFSGLADIWDQRSPMEWDMADPEPAAKGVVALLSDWFPKTTGEIIHVDGGLHAMGA, from the coding sequence ATGAGCGGAATTCTCGACGGCAAGCGCCTCCTCGTCACCGGCGTGCTGATGGAGTCCTCCATCGCCTTCCACGTCGCCAAGCTGGCGCAGGAGCAGGGTGCCGAGGTCATCCTCACCGCCTTCCCGCGGCCGACGCTGACCGAGCGCATCGCCCGCAAGCTGCCCAAGCCCGCCAAGGTGATCGAGCTCGACGTCACCAACGACGAGCACCTGGCCCGCCTGGAGGGCGTCGTCCGCGCGGAGCTCGGCGGCCTCGACGGCGTCGTCCACTCCATCGGCTTCGCGCCGCAGGACGCGCTCGGCGGCAACTTCCTGAACACCCCGTTCGAGTCGGTCGCCACGGCCATGCACGTCTCGGCGTTCTCGCTGAAGTCGCTGACCATGGCCTGCAAGCCGCTCTTCCCGGAGAACGAGGGCGCCTCGGTCGTCGGCCTCACCTTCGACGCGCAGTACGCGTGGCCGCAGTACGACTGGATGGGCCCGGCCAAGGCCGCGCTGGAGGCCACCAGCCGCTACCTCGCCCGTGACCTGGGCAAGGAGAAGATCCGCTGCAACCTGATCTCGGCGGGTCCGATCGGCTCGATGGCCGCGAAGTCCATCCCGGGCTTCAGCGGCCTGGCGGACATCTGGGACCAGCGCTCCCCGATGGAGTGGGACATGGCGGACCCGGAGCCGGCCGCCAAGGGCGTCGTCGCCCTGCTGTCGGACTGGTTCCCGAAGACCACCGGCGAGATCATCCACGTCGACGGCGGCCTGCACGCGATGGGCGCCTGA
- the fabG gene encoding 3-oxoacyl-[acyl-carrier-protein] reductase, whose protein sequence is MSRSVLVTGGNRGIGLAIARAFAEAGDKVAITYRSGEPPAELTALGVLAVRCDITDSDQVDQAYKEIEDAHGNVEVLVANAGITKDTLLMRMSEDDFASVVDTNLTGTFRVVKRANRGMLRAKKGRVVLISSVVGLLGSAGQANYAASKAALVGFARSLARELGSRNITFNVVAPGFVDTDMTKVLTDEQRAGIVGQVPLGRYAQPEEIAAAVSFLASDNAAYITGAVIPVDGGLGMGH, encoded by the coding sequence TTGAGCCGCTCGGTTCTCGTCACCGGAGGTAACCGGGGCATCGGCCTCGCCATCGCCCGAGCCTTCGCGGAAGCGGGGGACAAGGTCGCGATCACGTACCGGTCGGGCGAGCCCCCGGCGGAGCTCACGGCCCTGGGCGTGCTTGCGGTCCGCTGTGACATCACGGACTCCGACCAGGTCGACCAGGCGTACAAGGAGATCGAGGACGCCCACGGCAACGTGGAGGTCCTCGTCGCCAACGCCGGCATCACCAAGGACACGCTGCTGATGCGCATGTCCGAGGACGATTTCGCCTCGGTCGTCGACACCAACCTCACCGGCACCTTCCGCGTGGTCAAGCGCGCGAACCGCGGCATGCTCCGCGCCAAGAAGGGCCGCGTCGTCCTGATCTCCTCGGTCGTCGGGCTCCTCGGCTCGGCCGGCCAGGCCAACTACGCCGCCTCCAAGGCGGCGCTGGTCGGCTTCGCCCGTTCCCTCGCCCGCGAGCTGGGCTCCCGCAACATCACCTTCAACGTCGTCGCTCCCGGCTTCGTGGACACCGACATGACGAAGGTGCTCACGGACGAGCAGCGGGCCGGCATCGTCGGCCAGGTGCCCCTGGGCCGCTACGCGCAGCCCGAGGAGATCGCGGCCGCGGTCAGCTTCCTGGCGTCCGACAACGCCGCGTACATCACTGGTGCCGTCATCCCCGTTGACGGCGGATTGGGCATGGGTCACTGA
- a CDS encoding TldD/PmbA family protein, producing the protein MIVPAAPTPGRTSVPHSIDAAFTALPLRALADAALARARALGADHADFRLERIRSASWRLRDAKPSGGSDTTDLGYAVRVVHGGSWGFASGVDLTMDAAAKVASQAVAMAKLSAQVIKAAGSDERVELADEPVHADRTWISAYDVNPFEVPDTEKAALLADFSTRLLAADGVAHVDASLLAVHENKFYADTAGTSTTQQRVRIHPQLTAVAVNGTTGEFDSMRTIAPPAGRGWEYLTGTGWDWNAELETIPGLLAEKMRAPSVEAGRYDLVVDPSNLWLTIHESIGHATELDRALGYEAAYAGTSFATFDQLGKLAYGSPIMNVTGDRTAEHGLATIGYDDEGVEAQSWDLVKDGTLTGYQTDRRIAKLTGLGRSNGCAYADSPGHVPVQRMANVSLQPDPGGLSTEDLIGGVERGIYVVGDRSWSIDMQRYNFQFTGQRFFRIENGRLAGQLRDVAYQATTTEFWGSMEKVGGPQTYVLGGAFNCGKAQPGQVAAVSHGCPSALFRDVNILNTTQEAGR; encoded by the coding sequence ATGATCGTGCCAGCTGCCCCAACCCCCGGGAGGACCTCCGTGCCCCATTCCATCGACGCGGCCTTCACCGCGCTGCCCTTGCGGGCGCTGGCCGACGCGGCGCTCGCGCGGGCCCGCGCGCTGGGCGCCGACCACGCCGATTTCCGCCTGGAACGCATCCGCAGCGCCTCCTGGAGGCTGCGCGACGCCAAGCCCTCCGGTGGCTCCGACACCACCGACCTCGGCTACGCGGTCCGCGTGGTGCACGGGGGCAGCTGGGGGTTCGCCTCCGGTGTGGACCTGACCATGGACGCCGCCGCCAAGGTGGCCTCGCAGGCCGTGGCGATGGCGAAGCTCTCCGCCCAGGTGATCAAGGCGGCCGGATCGGACGAGCGGGTCGAGCTCGCCGACGAGCCGGTGCACGCCGACCGGACCTGGATCTCCGCCTACGACGTGAACCCCTTCGAGGTGCCGGACACGGAGAAGGCCGCGCTGCTCGCCGACTTCAGCACGCGTCTCCTGGCGGCCGACGGGGTGGCCCACGTGGACGCCTCGCTGCTCGCGGTCCACGAGAACAAGTTCTACGCGGACACCGCGGGCACCTCCACCACCCAGCAGCGGGTCCGCATCCACCCGCAGCTCACCGCGGTCGCCGTGAACGGCACCACGGGCGAGTTCGACTCGATGCGCACCATCGCCCCGCCGGCCGGGCGCGGCTGGGAGTACCTGACCGGTACCGGCTGGGACTGGAACGCCGAGCTGGAGACGATCCCGGGGCTGCTCGCCGAGAAGATGCGGGCGCCGAGCGTCGAGGCCGGGCGCTACGACCTGGTCGTGGACCCCTCGAACCTCTGGCTCACCATCCACGAGTCCATCGGCCACGCCACCGAGCTGGACCGGGCGCTGGGTTACGAGGCCGCTTACGCCGGGACCTCCTTCGCCACCTTCGACCAGCTCGGCAAGCTGGCCTACGGCTCCCCGATCATGAACGTGACGGGCGACCGGACGGCCGAGCACGGGCTGGCCACCATCGGCTACGACGACGAGGGCGTCGAGGCCCAGAGCTGGGACCTGGTCAAGGACGGCACCCTGACCGGCTACCAGACGGACCGTCGGATCGCGAAGCTGACCGGACTCGGCCGCTCCAACGGCTGCGCCTACGCCGACTCCCCCGGGCACGTGCCCGTCCAGCGCATGGCGAACGTCTCGCTCCAGCCGGATCCGGGCGGGCTCTCCACCGAGGACCTGATCGGCGGGGTGGAGCGCGGGATCTACGTGGTCGGCGACCGCTCCTGGTCCATCGACATGCAGCGCTACAACTTCCAGTTCACCGGGCAGCGCTTCTTCCGCATCGAGAACGGGCGGCTCGCCGGACAGCTGCGCGACGTCGCGTACCAGGCCACCACCACGGAGTTCTGGGGCTCGATGGAGAAGGTCGGTGGTCCGCAGACCTACGTCCTGGGCGGCGCCTTCAACTGCGGCAAGGCCCAGCCGGGCCAGGTCGCGGCGGTCTCGCACGGCTGCCCGTCCGCGCTGTTCCGTGACGTGAACATCCTGAACACCACGCAGGAGGCCGGGCGATGA
- a CDS encoding metallopeptidase TldD-related protein has product MSSSIRTTKPHEIIERALEMSTADGCVVIADEESSANLRWAGNSLTTNGVTRGRTLTVIATVDGKEGTASGVVSRSAVTAAELEPLVRAAEAAARGAGPAEDARPLVTGTPSSPDFADAPAETSSAVFADFAPALGEAFARARAGGRELYGFANHELVSTYVGTSTGLRLRHDQPNGTLELNAKSTATADGRLRSAWAGRATRDFKDVDPTALDAELAVRLGWAERKIDLPAGRYETLLPPTAVADLLIYQMWSAAARDAVEGRTVFSKPGGGTRIGERLSPLPLNLRSDPNAPGLESAPFVIAHSSGDDASVFDNGLPVPATEWIKDGELARLTTTRHTAELTGLPVSPSFGNLILEAGGEKSLEEMVAGTERGLLLTCLWYIREVDPATLLLTGLTRDGVYLVENGQVVGEVNNFRFNESPVDLLSRASEAGRTEKTLPREWNDWFTRTAMPALRIPDFNMSSVSKGV; this is encoded by the coding sequence ATGAGCTCGTCGATTCGTACCACCAAGCCCCACGAGATCATCGAGCGCGCGCTGGAGATGTCCACCGCGGACGGCTGCGTCGTCATCGCCGACGAGGAGTCGAGCGCCAATCTGCGCTGGGCGGGCAATTCCCTGACCACCAACGGGGTCACCCGCGGCCGGACCCTCACGGTCATCGCGACCGTCGACGGCAAGGAGGGCACGGCCTCGGGGGTCGTCTCGCGCTCCGCCGTCACGGCCGCGGAGCTGGAGCCGCTGGTCCGGGCCGCCGAGGCGGCCGCCCGCGGCGCCGGACCGGCGGAGGACGCCCGGCCGCTGGTCACCGGCACCCCGTCCTCGCCCGACTTCGCCGACGCCCCGGCCGAGACCTCCTCGGCGGTGTTCGCGGACTTCGCCCCGGCCCTCGGCGAGGCCTTCGCCCGGGCCCGCGCGGGCGGCCGCGAACTGTACGGCTTCGCCAACCACGAGCTGGTCTCCACGTACGTGGGCACCTCTACGGGGCTGCGCCTGCGCCACGACCAGCCCAACGGCACCCTCGAGCTCAACGCGAAGTCCACCGCGACGGCCGATGGCCGACTGCGTTCGGCCTGGGCCGGCCGCGCGACGCGGGACTTCAAGGACGTGGACCCGACCGCGCTGGACGCGGAGCTGGCCGTCCGGCTCGGCTGGGCGGAGCGGAAGATCGACCTGCCGGCCGGGCGGTACGAGACGCTGCTGCCCCCCACGGCCGTGGCCGACCTGCTGATCTACCAGATGTGGTCGGCGGCGGCCCGGGACGCGGTGGAGGGCCGGACCGTCTTCTCCAAGCCCGGCGGCGGCACCCGGATCGGCGAGCGGCTCTCCCCGCTGCCGCTGAACCTGCGCAGCGATCCGAACGCGCCGGGCCTGGAGTCCGCGCCGTTCGTGATCGCGCACAGCTCCGGGGACGACGCCTCCGTCTTCGACAACGGCCTGCCGGTCCCGGCGACCGAGTGGATCAAGGACGGCGAGCTGGCCCGGCTGACCACGACCCGGCACACCGCCGAGCTGACCGGGCTGCCGGTCTCCCCGTCCTTCGGGAACCTGATCCTGGAGGCGGGCGGGGAGAAGTCCCTGGAGGAGATGGTGGCCGGAACCGAGCGGGGGCTGCTGCTGACCTGCCTCTGGTACATCCGCGAGGTGGATCCGGCGACGCTGCTGCTCACCGGGCTGACCCGGGACGGCGTCTACCTGGTGGAGAACGGCCAGGTCGTGGGCGAGGTCAACAACTTCCGGTTCAACGAGTCCCCGGTGGACCTGCTGTCGCGGGCCTCGGAGGCCGGCCGGACCGAGAAGACCCTGCCGCGCGAATGGAACGACTGGTTCACCAGGACCGCGATGCCGGCGCTGCGCATCCCGGACTTCAACATGAGCTCGGTCAGCAAGGGAGTCTGA